From a region of the Danio aesculapii chromosome 4, fDanAes4.1, whole genome shotgun sequence genome:
- the LOC130222074 gene encoding gastrula zinc finger protein XlCGF57.1-like, producing MSDPEPCKIKNEDSEQQIDLIEENEGSKQEEHHVKIEDKINLQTDGILKRRDKNCFPCTQCGKSFGRKDHLKIHMMIHTGEKPFTCTQCGKSFIQSSSLTLHMMNHTGEKPFTCTQCGKSFSQSSNFNLHMRIHTGEKPFTCTQCGKSFNCSSHLNQHMRIHTGEKPFTCTQCGKSFNCSSHLNQHMRIHTGEKPFTCSQCGKSFSQLSNFNLHMRIHTGEKPFTCSLCGKSFSQSLSLNLHMMNHTGEKPFTCTQCGKCFIRSSSLNVHMRIHTGEKPFTCTKCGKSFNCSSHLNLHMRIHTGEKPFTCTQCGKSFSQLSHHNLHMRIHTGEKPFTCTQCGKSFSQLSSLNQHIRIHTGEKPFTCTQCGKSYIRSSSLNLHMRIHTGEKPFTCTQCGKSFSQSTHLDEHMMIHTGEKPFTCTQCGKSFNRSSNLNLHMRIHTGEKPFTCTQCGKSFNRSSNLNLHMRIHTGEKPFTCTQCGKSFSQSSSLNQHMRIHTGEKLFTCTQCGKSFSRSSSLNLHLRIHTGEKPFTCTQCGKSFSQSSSHNLHMRIHSGEKLFNCT from the exons atgagtgatccagaaccctgcaaaatcaaaaatgaagactctgaacaacaaatag acctaattgaagagaatgaggggagtaaacaggaggaacatcatgtcaaaattgaggacaaaattaatttacagactgatggtattttgaaaaggagagacaagaattgtttcccctgcactcagtgtggaaagagttttggaagaaaagaccatcttaagattcacatgatgatccacactggagagaaaccattcacatgcactcagtgtgggaagagtttcatccaatcatcatcccttactCTACACATGAtgaaccacactggagagaaaccattcacatgcactcagtgtgggaagagtttcagccaatcatcaaactttaatctacacatgaggatccacaccggagagaaaccattcacttgcactcagtgtgggaaaagttttaactgctcatcacaccttaatcaacacatgaggatacacactggagagaaaccattcacatgcactcagtgtgggaaaagttttaactgctcatcacaccttaatcaacacatgaggatacacactggagagaaaccattcacatgctctcagtgtgggaagagtttcagccaattgtCAAACTTTAATttacacatgaggattcacactggagagaaaccattcacatgctctctgtgtgggaagagtttcagccaatcattatcccttaatctacacatgatgaaccacactggagagaaaccattcacatgcactcagtgtgggaagtgtttcatccgctcatcatcccttaatgtacacatgaggatccacactggagagaaaccattcacttgcaccaagtgtgggaagagttttaactgctcatcacaccttaatctacacatgaggatccacactggagaaaaaccattcacatgcactcagtgtgggaagagtttcagccagtTATCACACcataatctacacatgaggatccacactggagagaaaccattcacatgcactcagtgtgggaagagtttcagccaattatcatcTCTTAATCAAcacataaggatccacactggagagaaacctttcacatgcactcagtgtgggaagagttatatccgctcatcatcccttaatctacacatgaggatccacactggagagaaaccattcacatgcactcagtgtgggaagagtttcagccagtcAACACACCTtgatgaacacatgatgatccacactggagagaaaccattcacgtgcactcagtgtgggaagagtttcaaccgttcatcaaaccttaatctacacatgaggatccacactggagagaaaccattcacatgcactcaatgtgggaagagtttcaaccgttcatcaaaccttaatctacacatgaggatccacactggagagaaaccattcacttgcactcagtgtgggaagagtttcagccaatcatcatctcttaatcaacacatgaggatccacactggagagaaactattcacttgcactcagtgtgggaagagtttcagccgatcatcatcccttaatcttcacttgaggattcacactggagagaaaccattcacatgcactcagtgtggtaagagcttcagccaatcatcatcccataatctacacatgaggatccacagtgGAGAGAAACTTTTCAATTGcacttaa